Below is a genomic region from Candidatus Polarisedimenticolia bacterium.
CTCGACAACCTGCGCGACACGGGGGAGCTGGACAACACGCTGCTCTTCTACATCGTCGGGGACAATGGCTCGAGCGCCGAGGGGGGGCCGGACGGCACCTACAACGAGATGCTGGCGCTCAACGGCATCGTCAGCAACGTCAGCTCGCAGCTGTCGCACCTGGAGGAATGGGGATCGCCTTCGACCTTCCCGCACTTCGCGGTGGGCTGGGCGCTCGCGGGGGACACTCCCTTCCAGTGGACCAAGCAGGTCGCCTCGCACTTCGGCGGCACGCGCAATGCCATGGTGATCTCGTGGCCGGCCGGCATCCCGAACGCGCACGGCGAGCTGCGCTCGCAGTTCCACCACGTCATCGATGTAGCGCCGACGGTGCTGGAAGCGGCGGGAATCCCCGAGCCGAAGATCGTCGATGGCACGAAGCAGTACCCGATGGACGGCATCTCGATGGTCTACACCTTCGCCGACGCCAAGGCGCCCGATCGGCGCAAGACACAGTACTTCGAGATGTTCGGCAACCGCGCCATCTACCATGAAGGCTGGGTGGCGGCGACGCGCCACTCGATCCCCTGGCTGATGGCGGAGAATCCCCCCTTCGATAAGGATCGCTGGGAGCTGTACAACATCGACGAGGACTTCAGCGAGGCGAACGACCTGGCGGCCCAGAACCCGGAGAAGCTCAAGGAGCTGCAGGAAGTCTTCACGAAGGAGGCGATCCACAACCACGTCTACCCGCTGGATGACCGGCGCTCCGAGCGCTTCGACGCCGAGATCGCCGGGCGACCCGACCTGATGGGGACGCGCACCTCTCTCACTCTCCACGAAGGGATGACCGGCATGATGGAGAACGCCTTCATCAGCGTGAAGCGCCGCCCCTACAGCGTCACGGCCGAGCTGGAGATCCCGAAGGGGGGCGCCAACGGCGTGATCCTGGCGCAGGCGGGACGCTTCGGCGGCTGGAGCCTCTACATGAAAGGAGGGCGCGTCAACGAGGTCTACAACTACGGCGGGCTGGAGTGGACCAAGGTCTCCTCACCCCAGCCGCTCTCGCCCGGCACGCACACGGTGCTCTACGAGTTCGTCCCGGACAGTCCGCAGCCGGGCGCCGGCGGGACGAGCCGCCTGAGCGTCGACGGCAAACAGGTGGGTGAAGCCAAGGTGCCGAAGACGATGCCTTACGCCTTCTCGGCCGACGAAGGGGCCGACGTCGGGATGGACAACGAAACCCCCGTCAGCAACGACTATAAGGAAGGCGATAACCGCTTCACCGGCAGGATCCTCAAGGTGACGGTCGAGACGAAGAAGCCCTCCTGAGCGGTAAGCCGAGCAAGCGCCGAATTCAGACCGCCTGCATCCGACAGATCAGGTCCTGCCGCTCGGGGCCGGGATGGTGCAGGTCGGTGAGCGGATAGACGATGTGCTCTTCCTTGGCATTGTGCTCGCTGAGGAGCTCGATCAGATCGCCGCGCAGCGATTCGAGCTCGGCGACGCCCGGGATCGGCCAGCCAAGGACCGCCGCCATTCGATCGAGCAGCGACTCGATGATGCGATGCTCGTGTCGCATGACACCGGTGGGACCGCACTCACCCGAGTGCACCCTGCGCTCGAAGGCCGGGAACAGCACCTCCTCCTCCATGCGGATGTGATGCCGCAAGCCGGCGCTGAACTCCCGGAAGCGCTGCGCCGCCTCGTCCATCTTTCCTGACGCCAGCGCTTCTCCGTGGGCCGCCAGCAGCGAATCGAGGCGGTCGTGATCCCACTCCATGCAGGCCGCCGGGCTGACAGCTCTCCGATCGGAGGCCGCATGCCGTGTCAGAAGAACCGAGCTGCCTTCCGGTCCTTCCTCGAGGATGGACCATTCGTATTTCCCCGCCTGCTCCGACTGCAGCCGCTCCAGGACCTGCAGCCGCTCCCGACCGAGGATTAGAACCAGCTCTCCGCCTTCCGGAAGCAGCTTGAACTGCTCCAGGACGAGCGCCGGACGCCGCTCCGGCTCGATATTGCTCAAATTGATTGTGCTGCGGGTCACCTCGCTCATGGTCGCCTTCCTCCTTCGAGATTCGGGGAAAACTACCGCGAGCCGGGGCGGCCGTGTATGTCCCCCGTCATAATTCCACTCCCTGCCCTCGGACTGATCTGGATCATAGGAGCCGGGATACGAAGGTCCTATGTTGCCCCGCGTCACGCCCTTTCCGCGGCCCGGTCCTGCCCAAGGGATGTATCGGCGCCTCCTAGAAACCGAGCGTCAGCTGCACGTAGCCCCAGTCGGAGGCGTCATCTCCACGGGTCGACTCGGCGAAGCGCCCCGGCATGAAGCGGCTGACTCCGATCTCCACCTTCGCCTTCTCCAGCCAGTCATAGCGGTAGAGGAGATCCACCTCGTCGCCGACGTCGTCGCCCGACGCTCCGGTCGGATCGAATCCGAGGACGTTCCCCGAGGCATCCTGCCAGGGCCCGAAGCGCGACTCGAGGCGGAAGCGGTGCGCCTTCGCCAGGTAGAAATGCTTTCCGTGGCCAAAGGAGATCCCCGCATAGGGGCTGTCGATGTTGCGCCACCCTTCGTAGTCGATGTAGCCGTAGAGGGGATGGTTGGTGGGGAAGAAATTGAAGAACTGGTTCTGCTCGCCGTCGGTGTTGTCCTGGTCGCCGGTGGCGTAGTCGTAGCCCGCGAAAGCCCGCAGCTTCTTCGAGCTTCCCCAGGTCCAGCCGATTTGCGTTGCCGCCGCATTCGCGTCGAGATCGTCTCCGTGGAACTCGCCGCGCTCGAGCACCGCTTCCACCACGAAATCGAAGCCGCCGAAGCGATCCTTCACCCGGCCCCCGAGCGCGTAGACTTTCGAGGGCCCCAGGATCCCCGTTTCGCCAGCAACTTCGATCCGATCCGAGAACCCCAGGGCGTAACCCTCGTACTCGCCGCCCGGGCGCGGCCGCGTCTGCGTGTAGACTCCGAACAGGTCGCTGCCGTTGGTCGCGCCGGCCGAGACCCGGTTGGAGATCTCGGCCCACAACCCGTCCGCGGTGAAGCGCTCGCTCCCCCAGCGCACCCGGATGCCGTCGAACGATCGACCGACATTGTTCCAGTTGTAGTTGCCGATGAGCCGGTGCTCGCCGTAGAACCACTCCTGCCGGCCCACTGAGAATGAGAGCCCCTTGACGCCGAGGTTCTTCGCCTCCAGGTAGCCCTGGTGGATGTCGAGGTTCTTCTCGTTGGAGGCAGTGCTCGCCTCCTCGCCCCAGACGCGGGAGTCCTGCGCCTGCACGAAGACGCGGAAGTTGTCCTGGATTAGCGCTTCCACCCCGATGCGGAGCCGCATGAAGACCTGGCTCATCCGGTCGTCGGCGTCGTCGATGAGGTCCTGGTTGTCGCGCCATTCGGGACGCACCCGGGCTTCGCCGCTGATCTTCCATTGGACCGGCTTCTTCTCCTCTTCCTGGGCGGTAATTCCTGAAGGCAGCCAGAGGCTTGCAATCAGTCCGGCGAGCAGGATTCGCGTGATCCTCATCGTCTCCTCGGAGGCAGTTCATTTCGTTGGGTCGGTCGGCGCGGCGTCAGGCCGGGAGGCTCCCCGGCGGGCTGCATCGTAAAACCGGAGGCGCATCCCAGGGGATGACGCCGATCATGTAAGCCGCACGGGGAGTCCCGGGAGCCTGGTGTCGCGCTCCCCGAAGCCCCATTTGCCCGCCTCGACGACCGGCACGATGGTGGCTGCCATGAGCAGGGCCACCGCCCAATCCTCATGAGTCAGCGGGAAGCCCCCGAAAGAGCGGGACAGGCCGGGAACCGTCACCACCATGAACAGCAGCAGCAGCTCCCACAGGACGGCGAGGTTGAGCCAGAGATTGCCGAAGGGAGAGCGCAGCACCGGACGGAGCGGGGACCGGAAGCAATAGGCCTTGAAGAACTCCATCAGGACCAGCGAGACGAAGGTCAGCGTGCGCGCCTCCGGGAGGCTGCGCCCCCCCGCCAGGGCCCACGCCATGAGTCCCAGATTCGCCGTCGCCGACCAGGCTCCTCCCAGGAGCATCAGGCTGACCGCGCCGCGCGAGAAGATCCCCGTCTTCGGGTCGCGCGGGGGCCGGCGCATCACGCAGGGATCGGACGGTTCCGCCGCCAGGGCCAGCGCCGGCAGGCCGTCGGTGGCCAGATTCACGTAGAGGATCTGCACCGCCGTCAACGGCATCGGAAATCCGAGCACGGCCGCGGCGCCCATGAGGCCGATCTCCCCGATGTTCGAGGTGAAGAGGTAGGTCAGGTACTTGCGAGTGTTGTCGAAGATGCCCCGCCCCTCCTCGACCGCCGCCACGATGGAGGCGAAGTTGTCGTCGATGAGGGTCACGTCGGCGGCTTCGCGCGAGACGTCGGTGCCGTTGATGCCCATGGCCACGCCGACGTCGGCCCTCTTCAGCGCCGGCGCATCGTTGATTCCGTCGCCGGTCATGGCCACCACGTGGCCGCGCCGCTGCAGCGCCTCGACCACGCGCAGCTTCTGCGCAGGAAGCATCCGCGCGTAGACTTCGATCACCTCGACCTGGTCCTCCAGCTCCTCACGGCTCAGCAGCTCCACCTCCGCTCCGGTGGCCAGCCTTCCCGATTCGAGGAGACCGAGCTCGCCGCCAACCGCCCTGGCGGTCAGCGGATGATCGCCGGTCACCATGACGACGCGGATCCCGGCATCGCGGCAGGTTCGTACGGCGGATTTCGCCTCCGGACGCGGCGGGTCGATCATCGCGGCGAGACCCAGGAAGGTCATGCCGTGCTCGGCATCTTCGAGCCGCGTCCCTTTCTTGCGCGCCAGCGCGAGGACGCGCAGCCCTTCCGCCGCCATGGCGTGGGCGATTTTCAGGATCGACTCGACCCCCTCGGGGTCCAGAGCCCGCTCCCCTTCTCCGGCGAGCCAGGCCGTGCAGCCGTGCAGGACGACTTCCGGCGCTCCCTTGGAGAAGGCCTCCGGGCCGGCGGGGCCGCGGTGCAGGGTGGTCATGCGGCGCGACTCGGAAGTGAATGGAATCTCCCCAACGCGAGGCAGACCTGCTTCGAGATCGGAGGGAGCGAGGCCCGCCTTCATGGCTGCAACGACGAGAGCTCCTTCCGTGGGATCGCCCCGCACGCACCAGCGGCCGTCCTGGCCCCGGTACATCCGCGCGTCCGAGGCGAGGACGCCCGCCCGCAGCACCTCGTTGACAGCTTCCGGCAGGCTCGCGACAGAAGACCCGCCGCAACGGAAATCTCCCACCGGCTCGAAGCCGCTGCCGGTCACGTCCAGCATCTCGCCGGCGGCGAAGATACGGCGGACGGTCATCTCGTCCTGGGTCAGCGTCCCCGTCTTGTCGGCGCAGATGACGGAGACGCAGCCCAGAGTCTCCACGATGGAGAGGCGGCGCATCAGGGCGTGCCGCCTGGCCATGCGCTTGAGACCCATCGCCAGGGAGATGGTCAGCACCGCCGGCAGGGCTTCCGGGACGATGGCCACCGCCAGGGCGATCCCGAAGACGAGGGTGGCGAGCAGCGGTGCGCCCTGGAAGACCCCGAAAGCCGCCACCAGCATCACCACGGCGAGCCCCGCCCAGGCGAGGATGCGGGCCAGCCGGTCCAGATCCTTCTGCAGCGGCGTGCGCCCCGGCTCGATCCCGGTCAGCAGGGAAGCGATGCCGCCGAATTCGGTCGCCATGCCGGTGGCCACGACCACACCCTGGCCGCGCCCGGCAGCCGCCACGGTGCCGGCGTAGGCCATGCAGCGCCGCTCCGGCAGCGGCACGTCTTTGGCCCGAAGCGT
It encodes:
- a CDS encoding sulfatase-like hydrolase/transferase: LDNLRDTGELDNTLLFYIVGDNGSSAEGGPDGTYNEMLALNGIVSNVSSQLSHLEEWGSPSTFPHFAVGWALAGDTPFQWTKQVASHFGGTRNAMVISWPAGIPNAHGELRSQFHHVIDVAPTVLEAAGIPEPKIVDGTKQYPMDGISMVYTFADAKAPDRRKTQYFEMFGNRAIYHEGWVAATRHSIPWLMAENPPFDKDRWELYNIDEDFSEANDLAAQNPEKLKELQEVFTKEAIHNHVYPLDDRRSERFDAEIAGRPDLMGTRTSLTLHEGMTGMMENAFISVKRRPYSVTAELEIPKGGANGVILAQAGRFGGWSLYMKGGRVNEVYNYGGLEWTKVSSPQPLSPGTHTVLYEFVPDSPQPGAGGTSRLSVDGKQVGEAKVPKTMPYAFSADEGADVGMDNETPVSNDYKEGDNRFTGRILKVTVETKKPS
- a CDS encoding hemerythrin domain-containing protein is translated as MSEVTRSTINLSNIEPERRPALVLEQFKLLPEGGELVLILGRERLQVLERLQSEQAGKYEWSILEEGPEGSSVLLTRHAASDRRAVSPAACMEWDHDRLDSLLAAHGEALASGKMDEAAQRFREFSAGLRHHIRMEEEVLFPAFERRVHSGECGPTGVMRHEHRIIESLLDRMAAVLGWPIPGVAELESLRGDLIELLSEHNAKEEHIVYPLTDLHHPGPERQDLICRMQAV
- a CDS encoding alginate export family protein, with product MRITRILLAGLIASLWLPSGITAQEEEKKPVQWKISGEARVRPEWRDNQDLIDDADDRMSQVFMRLRIGVEALIQDNFRVFVQAQDSRVWGEEASTASNEKNLDIHQGYLEAKNLGVKGLSFSVGRQEWFYGEHRLIGNYNWNNVGRSFDGIRVRWGSERFTADGLWAEISNRVSAGATNGSDLFGVYTQTRPRPGGEYEGYALGFSDRIEVAGETGILGPSKVYALGGRVKDRFGGFDFVVEAVLERGEFHGDDLDANAAATQIGWTWGSSKKLRAFAGYDYATGDQDNTDGEQNQFFNFFPTNHPLYGYIDYEGWRNIDSPYAGISFGHGKHFYLAKAHRFRLESRFGPWQDASGNVLGFDPTGASGDDVGDEVDLLYRYDWLEKAKVEIGVSRFMPGRFAESTRGDDASDWGYVQLTLGF
- a CDS encoding cation-translocating P-type ATPase, which translates into the protein MWHALPPEEVLERLASGPAGLTASEAERRLREQGGNELAAPVRHPAWALLLRQFRNVLTLLLLGAALLSLLLGHRSEAAAIAVIVLLSATLGFAQEYRAEGAMRALRRLAAPKARVVRDGSEIDIAARNLVPGDLVLLRAGDRVPADIRLTRGANLRVDEAALTGESVPVAKEPATLRAKDVPLPERRCMAYAGTVAAAGRGQGVVVATGMATEFGGIASLLTGIEPGRTPLQKDLDRLARILAWAGLAVVMLVAAFGVFQGAPLLATLVFGIALAVAIVPEALPAVLTISLAMGLKRMARRHALMRRLSIVETLGCVSVICADKTGTLTQDEMTVRRIFAAGEMLDVTGSGFEPVGDFRCGGSSVASLPEAVNEVLRAGVLASDARMYRGQDGRWCVRGDPTEGALVVAAMKAGLAPSDLEAGLPRVGEIPFTSESRRMTTLHRGPAGPEAFSKGAPEVVLHGCTAWLAGEGERALDPEGVESILKIAHAMAAEGLRVLALARKKGTRLEDAEHGMTFLGLAAMIDPPRPEAKSAVRTCRDAGIRVVMVTGDHPLTARAVGGELGLLESGRLATGAEVELLSREELEDQVEVIEVYARMLPAQKLRVVEALQRRGHVVAMTGDGINDAPALKRADVGVAMGINGTDVSREAADVTLIDDNFASIVAAVEEGRGIFDNTRKYLTYLFTSNIGEIGLMGAAAVLGFPMPLTAVQILYVNLATDGLPALALAAEPSDPCVMRRPPRDPKTGIFSRGAVSLMLLGGAWSATANLGLMAWALAGGRSLPEARTLTFVSLVLMEFFKAYCFRSPLRPVLRSPFGNLWLNLAVLWELLLLFMVVTVPGLSRSFGGFPLTHEDWAVALLMAATIVPVVEAGKWGFGERDTRLPGLPVRLT